A portion of the Candidatus Wallbacteria bacterium genome contains these proteins:
- a CDS encoding PfkB family carbohydrate kinase, with protein MSLTVVGSVALDTIGTPSGKVEKVEGGSATYASLAASYFTKPCLVGVVGTDTYDRFRKIFQKREIVIDALIKKEGLTFHWEGEYQDDLNDAITHSTCLNVFADFDPKLPENYLKNPGVFLGNISPKLQLSVLKQCRKSMLKAADTMNYWISTVIDQVWEVVPEVDIMFINNKEALTLTGEKNLHRAAERIMERGLRYLVIKKGEFGVNLYGEGKLFCAPAYPLTDVKDPTGAGDCFAGGFLGYLCENLPITFPKLKKACLYGTVMSSLNIEGFSIEKLLDIKRETIEERYRKLLEICDTGDIQ; from the coding sequence ATGAGTCTGACGGTTGTAGGTTCTGTAGCTCTGGACACAATAGGCACCCCTTCAGGAAAAGTCGAAAAAGTGGAAGGCGGTTCTGCTACTTACGCGTCTCTTGCGGCATCTTATTTCACAAAGCCCTGTCTGGTAGGAGTCGTGGGGACTGACACCTATGACAGATTCAGAAAAATATTCCAGAAAAGAGAAATCGTGATTGATGCGCTGATCAAGAAGGAGGGGCTGACATTTCACTGGGAAGGCGAGTACCAGGATGATCTGAACGATGCCATCACTCATTCCACCTGCCTGAATGTCTTCGCTGACTTTGACCCCAAACTCCCGGAAAATTACCTGAAAAATCCTGGAGTTTTCCTGGGAAACATATCTCCAAAGCTTCAGCTTTCAGTCTTGAAACAATGCCGGAAAAGCATGCTCAAAGCAGCGGACACCATGAACTACTGGATCTCCACAGTGATTGACCAGGTCTGGGAGGTAGTCCCTGAAGTGGACATCATGTTTATCAACAATAAAGAAGCCCTGACCCTGACAGGTGAAAAAAACCTGCACAGGGCAGCTGAGCGGATCATGGAGCGCGGCCTCCGCTATCTGGTGATCAAGAAGGGCGAATTCGGAGTCAATCTATACGGCGAAGGCAAACTTTTCTGCGCCCCTGCCTATCCTCTGACCGATGTTAAAGATCCTACCGGAGCAGGCGATTGTTTTGCAGGCGGATTTCTGGGATACCTATGCGAGAACCTGCCTATTACATTTCCGAAGCTCAAGAAGGCCTGCCTGTACGGCACTGTGATGTCCTCCCTGAACATAGAAGGTTTCAGCATTGAGAAGCTTCTGGACATCAAGCGGGAAACCATTGAAGAGAGATACCGGAAGCTCCTGGAAATCTGCGACACTGGAGATATCCAATGA
- the tyrS gene encoding tyrosine--tRNA ligase, translating into MPNAAEQLEIIRRGTLDIIPEEELSAKLQKGRPLNIKFGADPSAPDIHLGHVVVLRKLRDFQRLGHKIVFLIGDFTGMIGDPTGKSETRKQLSKEEVLRNAKTYQEQIGKILDINKMEIRFNSEWLSKMNFEDVIRLASKYTVARILERDDFAKRFAGNLPISIHEFFYPLMQGYDSVALKTDIEIGGKDQTFNLLVGRELQREYGVEPQVILTMPLLEGLDGVQKMSKSLGNYIGINEPPDKIFGKIMSISDELMLKYFKLLTELPLQEIERMPEDFKSGARHPRSEKKRLARLIITDLHSESVAQAADEEFENVFKKNELPEDIPDFNSPRSQKLCVILKDSGLVPSNSEGKRQIVQGGVRINGQKVADPEIEVSFNNGDIIQIGKRKFVRIKVKE; encoded by the coding sequence TGAGATCATCCGGCGCGGTACGCTCGACATTATTCCTGAAGAAGAGCTGTCCGCCAAATTGCAGAAAGGCAGGCCTCTGAATATCAAGTTTGGCGCTGATCCGTCCGCCCCTGACATCCATCTGGGACATGTTGTGGTGCTCAGGAAGCTCCGAGATTTTCAGCGGCTGGGTCACAAGATTGTCTTCCTGATCGGTGATTTCACCGGCATGATCGGCGACCCCACCGGCAAATCCGAGACCAGGAAACAGCTTTCTAAGGAAGAAGTATTGAGAAATGCCAAGACATACCAGGAGCAGATCGGGAAAATCCTGGACATCAATAAGATGGAGATCAGATTCAACAGCGAGTGGCTGTCGAAGATGAATTTCGAGGATGTGATCAGACTGGCGTCCAAGTATACGGTTGCAAGGATACTGGAGCGGGATGATTTCGCCAAGCGCTTTGCCGGTAATCTGCCGATCTCAATCCATGAATTTTTCTACCCGCTGATGCAGGGGTATGATTCCGTGGCCCTGAAGACTGACATTGAGATCGGAGGCAAGGACCAAACCTTCAATCTGCTGGTCGGCAGGGAATTGCAGCGGGAATATGGGGTGGAGCCTCAGGTCATCCTGACTATGCCTCTCCTGGAAGGGCTGGACGGGGTGCAGAAGATGAGCAAATCCCTGGGAAATTACATTGGAATCAACGAGCCGCCAGACAAAATATTCGGCAAGATCATGTCCATTTCAGACGAACTGATGCTTAAATATTTCAAATTACTGACTGAACTCCCGCTTCAGGAAATTGAACGGATGCCGGAAGATTTCAAATCCGGAGCCAGACATCCCCGCAGCGAAAAGAAAAGACTGGCCAGGCTGATTATCACTGACCTCCATTCTGAGTCAGTTGCGCAGGCTGCAGATGAGGAATTCGAGAATGTCTTCAAGAAAAACGAGCTGCCTGAAGATATACCGGATTTCAATTCACCCCGCAGTCAGAAGCTTTGCGTGATCCTGAAGGATTCCGGCCTGGTACCGTCAAACAGCGAGGGCAAGAGGCAGATTGTTCAGGGCGGAGTGAGGATCAACGGGCAGAAAGTGGCTGATCCTGAAATCGAAGTCAGTTTCAACAATGGTGACATCATCCAGATCGGGAAGCGGAAATTCGTAAGAATCAAAGTCAAGGAGTAA